Proteins encoded within one genomic window of Erinaceus europaeus chromosome 13, mEriEur2.1, whole genome shotgun sequence:
- the LOC103116259 gene encoding olfactory receptor 2A12-like translates to MQSLGKENHSSVSEFILLGFSSESPIRTVLFTFFLLLYLITLLGNGLIITLIYLDSHLHTPMYFFLSILSLVDMSYITTTVPQMLVNMVCPRRTISWGACVAQMFIFLVLGIAECVLYAIMAYDRYVAICFPLHYTLLMSRPICIKMMAACWSISIGGALIYTVFTMRLPYCGPHKINHFFCEVPAVLKLACADTSFNDRLDFVLGFILLLVPLSLILASYVRIFASILRIRSSQGRLKSFSTCASHVTVVTMFYGPAMIMYMRPGSWYDPERDKKLALFYNVVSAFLNPIIYSLRNKDVKRAFERVLGDRIAQRLRIFFRVVQGPTKTSCGSGDIIKVHQTDHL, encoded by the coding sequence ATGCAGAGCCTTGGCAAGGAGAACCACAGCTCTGTGTCTGAGTTTATCCTCCTTGGCTTCTCCAGTGAATCACCAATCAGAACAGTCCTGTttaccttcttcctcctcctctacctcatcACACTACTGGGCAATGGGCTCATCATCACCCTCATCTACTTGGATTCACACCTCCACACACCAATGTATTTCTTTCTCAGCATCCTCTCCTTGGTGGACATGAGCTATATCACCACCACTGTGCCCCAGATGTTGGTTAATATGGTTTGTCCAAGAAGGACCATCTCATGGGGAGCTTGTGTAGCCCAGATGTTCATCTTCTTGGTCTTAGGCATTGCTGAGTGCGTCCTGTATGCCATTATGGCCTATGACAGGTATGTGGCCATTTGCTTCCCCCTTCACTATACCCTACTCATGAGTAGGCCCATTTGTATCAAGATGATGGCAGCCTGTTGGTCCATTAGCATAGGTGGGGCCTTGATCTACACTGTCTTCACCATGCGTCTGCCTTACTGTGGCCCCCATAAAATAAACCACTTCTTCTGTGAGGTCCCTGCAGTACTGAAGTTGGCTTGTGCAGACACATCCTTTAATGACAGGTTGGACTTTGTCCTGGGTTTCATCCTACTTTTGGTCCCACTTTCCCTCATATTGGCCTCTTATGTCCGTATCTTTGCCTCTATCTTAAGAATTCGCTCATCCCAGGGTAGGCTCAAATCCTTCTCCACATGTGCTTCCCATGTCACTGTGGTCACTATGTTCTATGGGCCAGCCATGATCATGTACATGAGGCCTGGCTCCTGGTATGAcccagagagagacaagaaactAGCCCTCTTCTACAATGTTGTCTCTGCCTTCCTCAACCCCATCATCTACAGCCTCAGGAACAAGGATGTAAAGCGTGCCTTTGAGAGAGTACTTGGTGATAGGATAGCTCAGAGACTTAGAATATTTTTCAGAGTTGTTCAGGGTCCTACAAAGACTTCATGTGGCTCAGGTGATATCATCAAAGTACATCAAACTGACCATCTATAA